Proteins encoded within one genomic window of Streptomyces taklimakanensis:
- a CDS encoding fic family toxin-antitoxin system, toxin component — translation MDLHIDVPWILQVAEAAGANDPAPDDYGVPVSAVARHRAELFEQPVYDGPYAKAAALVHTLGRCRWLERSNLAVAAATGVMYLEAAGITVKPAREDAVALKDLLLDPACTAGKIAALLRTWPTAT, via the coding sequence ATGGACCTGCACATCGACGTCCCCTGGATCCTGCAGGTCGCCGAGGCCGCCGGAGCGAACGACCCGGCCCCCGACGACTACGGCGTGCCGGTCTCGGCCGTCGCCCGCCACCGGGCCGAGCTGTTCGAGCAGCCCGTCTACGACGGCCCCTACGCCAAGGCCGCCGCCCTGGTGCACACCCTGGGCCGCTGCCGCTGGCTGGAGCGCTCCAACCTCGCCGTCGCCGCCGCCACCGGCGTGATGTACCTGGAGGCCGCCGGGATCACCGTCAAGCCCGCCCGCGAGGACGCCGTCGCCCTCAAGGACCTGCTCCTCGACCCGGCCTGCACCGCCGGGAAGATCGCCGCCCTGCTGCGGACCTGGCCCACCGCCACCTGA